A genomic region of Antennarius striatus isolate MH-2024 chromosome 4, ASM4005453v1, whole genome shotgun sequence contains the following coding sequences:
- the met gene encoding hepatocyte growth factor receptor isoform X2 codes for MDLLLRVVLLALCGGVRSQCDQSEDTPKLNLSVSYDLPTFTADFPVQNMVTLDGIIYVGAVNRIYALAPDLTRLSEYRTGPVLANQTCGETAGGWSVAVDNHNLALVVENIYDKGLYSCGSADNGVCRRHVLDDDSTPKTVDEHVYCFADKVGRGKGRPGDSDVVVGPSGSQVLNVESNVIKFFVGNSEIPGRGNATAGGAAPPHTISLRKMKTSQNGFTFFSSHSYMDLIPSLRGGYHLRYVYSFHSEPFTYFLTVQRVSWDSQGFHTRIVRMCSSDLEIRRYVEMPLECISTDKRRRRSADDVKVFNLLQAAHVTKVGHDEELQRQLKVEKDDDVLFTAFAQGKPNSPEPTPNSAVCIMSLKHINNMFKMYMQKCNTVDPYHFTGSDRKSCYNVTSSDDCDPHEGIHEGREGQYRLQVTQFVQRLEYWHRHLAHTLVTSITVVPVHNRAVAYLGTADGRHLQVLLSRAASPHVSIQLDSGPISSSVALQEEGALLVATGNKITKIPLIGPGCGQLTSCTSCLLSSRVTECGWCEGRCTRAGQCPPSSLWTQDYCAPAITKVFPASGPIRGSTTVTICGRNFGFDKTENFKASLVTVEVGGAPCKLPRLDYINRWTEMQCSPVTSGNFTPSGHTVKVTSSQRVAQVEGFTFVDPVIHEIFPAFGPKAGGTMLTIRGEFLDAGNKREVTIGKAACKIQSSSSTMLTCKTPPHAIPSRQPIKLTVDATERHAPAPFTYNQDPIINSIQPSRSFVSGGCTMAAHGFFLQSGLQPQMVLTTSQDAEVFHVSCVYGENRTSIQCTTPSLAKLALQPPVVTKVAFVLDGFSTEQWDLIYVEDPLFQDPKLTSKDNKSIVELKGDRMDREAMKCQVLTVSNHSCESLTLVGNTLECTVPTELQATPPKELQVEWRQADSIRHLGKVTLAQEQDYTGFIVGCVCVSLLLLLLGSLLLWRRNKHIDDLSEVWYDGRGHIQHLDRLANARSVGSNNEMVSHESVDYRTTLLEDQGADRPETCRAAPPIYGGNGELLSPRLGALGARMGLGMEGELVSPLLMAPVHIDPSCLHPDLLTEVQHVVIAREQLLLHLNQVIGRGHFGCVFHGTLLEPDGQNQHCAVKSLNRITDLEEVSQFLKEGIIMKDFSHPNVLSLLGICLPPEGSPLVVLPYMKHGDLRNFIRDEGHNPTVKDLMGFGLQVARGMEYLASKKFVHRDLAARNCMLDESYTVKVADFGLARDVYDKEYYSVHNKSGVKLPVKWMALESLQTHKFTSKSDVWSFGVLLWELMTRGAPPYSDVNSFDITVFLLQGRRLLQPEFCPDALYTVMIESWHPKPERRPTFSELVSRISSIFSSFSGEHYILLNTTYVNIEKMSPYPSLLSSASTATFSSDPSTSASLPPQPPLFCRVGRDCCT; via the exons ATGGATCTGTTGCTGCGTGTCGTCCTGCTGGCGTTGTGCGGCGGCGTGCGGTCCCAGtgcgaccaatcagaggacaccCCCAAACTCAACCTGTCGGTGTCCTACGACCTGCCCACCTTCACCGCCGACTTCCCCGTCCAGAACATGGTGACGCTGGACGGGATCATCTACGTGGGGGCCGTCAACCGAATCTACGCCCTGGCCCCCGACCTCACCAGGCTGTCGGAGTACCGCACGGGGCCGGTGCTCGCCAACCAGACCTGCGGGGAGACGGCGGGGGGCTGGAGCGTCGCCGTGGACAACCACAACCTGGCCCTGGTGGTGGAGAACATCTACGACAAGGGTCTGTACAGCTGCGGCTCGGCGGACAACGGCGTCTGCCGGCGCCACGTCCTGGACGACGACAGCACCCCCAAGACGGTGGACGAACACGTCTACTGCTTCGCCGACAAGGTGGGGCGGGGCAAAGGTCGCCCCGGAGATTCGGACGTGGTGGTCGGCCCCTCCGGGTCCCAGGTGCTCAACGTGGAGAGCAACGTCATCAAGTTCTTCGTCGGCAACTCGGAGATCCCCGGGCGTGGGAACGCAACCGCCGGCGGCGCCGCGCCCCCCCACACCATCTccctgaggaagatgaagacgagCCAGAACGGCTTCACCTTCTTCTCCAGCCACTCCTACATGGACCTGATCCCGTCGCTGCGGGGGGGCTACCACCTGCGGTACGTCTACTCCTTCCACAGCGAGCCCTTCACCTACTTCCTGACGGTGCAGCGGGTCAGCTGGGACTCCCAGGGGTTCCACACCCGCATCGTCCGCATGTGCTCGTCCGACCTGGAGATCCGCCGCTACGTGGAGATGCCCCTGGAGTGCATCAGCACCGAcaagcggcggcggcgctccgCCGACGACGTGAAGGTGTTCAACCTCCTGCAGGCGGCCCACGTCACCAAGGTGGGACACGACGAGGAGCTGCAGCGCCAGCTGAAGGTGGAGAAGGACGACGACGTGCTGTTCACCGCCTTCGCCCAGGGGAAGCCCAACTCGCCCGAGCCCACGCCCAACTCCGCCGTCTGCATCATGTCGCTGAAGCACATCAACAACATGTTCAAGATGTACATGCAGAAGTGCAACACGGTGGACCCCTACCACTTCACCGGCTCCGACAGGAAGTCCTGCTACAACGTG ACCTCCTCGGACGACTGCGACCCCCACGAGGGCATCCACGAGGGGCGGGAGGGGCAGTACCGCCTGCAGGTGACCCAGTTCGTGCAGCGGCTGGAGTACTGGCACCGCCACCTGGCCCACACCCTGGTGACCTCCATCACCGTGGTGCCGGTCCACAACCGGGCCGTGGCCTACCTGGGCACGGCCGACGGGCGTCACCTACAG GTGCTTCTCTCTCGGGCCGCCTCTCCTCACGTCAGCATCCAGCTGGActctggaccaatcagcagcagcgtggcgctgcaggaggagggggcgCTGCTGGTGGCCACAGGAAACAAG ATCACTAAGATTCCTCTGATTGGCCCggggtgtggtcagctgacctcctgcacttcctgtttgctgtcgTCACGGGTGACGGAGTGTGGCTGGTGTGAGGGTCGCTGCACCAGAGCCGGCCAGTGCCCCCCCTCGTCGCTGTGGACCCAGGACTACTGCGCCCCCGCCATCACCAAG GTGTTCCCGGCGTCCGGACCGATCCGGGGCTCCACCACCGTCACCATCTGTGGACGCAACTTCGGCTTCGACAAGACGGAGAACTTCAAGGCGTCGCTGGTGACGgtggaggtgggcggggctccgTGCAAACTGCCCCGACTGGACTACAtcaacag gtggaCTGAGATGCAGTGTTCCCCCGTGACCAGCGGGAACTTCACCCCCTCGGGTCACACGGTGAAGGTCACCAGCAGCCAGCGCGTGGCGCAGGTGGAGGGCTTCACCTTCGTG GATCCGGTGATTCATGAGATCTTCCCGGCGTTCGGGCCGAAGGCGGGGGGCACCATGCTGACCATCAGAGGGGAGTTCCTGGACGCCGGGAACAAGCGGGAGGTGACCATCGGGAAAGCAGCCTGCAAGATCCAGAG CTCCTCGTCCACCATGCTGACCTGTAAGACGCCACCGCACGCCATCCCCTCCCGCCAGCCCATCAAGCTGACGGTGGACGCCACGGAGCGCCACGCCCCGGCGCCGTTCACCTACAACCAGGACCCCATCATCAACAGCATCCAGCCGTCACGCTCCTTCGTCAG CGGCGGCTGCACGATGGCGGCGCACGGGTTCTTCCTCCAGTCCGGCCTCCAGCCCCAGATGGTCCTCACCACCAGTCAGGACGCCGAGGTGTTCCATGTG aGCTGTGTGTACGGGGAGAACCGGACCTCCATCCAGTGCACCACGCCCTCGCTGGCCAAGCTGGCCCTGCAGCCCCCGGTGGTGACCAAGGTGGCCTTCGTGCTGGACGGGTTCTCCACCGAGCAGTGGGACCTGATCTACGTGGAGGACCCCCTGTTCCAGGACCCCAAACTCACCTCCAAGGACAACAAGAGCATCGTGGAGCTGAAG ggcGACCGGATGGACCGGGAAGCCATGAAGTGTCAGGTCCTGACCGTGTCCAATCACAGCTGTGAGAGCCTGACCCTGGTGGGGAACACCCTGGAGTGCACCGTCCCCACCGAGCTACAGGCCACCCCCCCCAAGgagctgcaggtggag tgGCGCCAGGCGGACTCCATCAGACACCTGGGGAAGGTGACGCTGGCCCAGGAGCAGGACTACACGGGCTTCATcgtgggctgtgtgtgtgtcagcctcctgctgctgctgctggggtcCCTGCTGCTGTGGAGGAGGAACAAACACAtcgatg ACCTGTCTGAGGTGTGGTACGACGGCCGGGGACACATCCAGCACCTGGACCGGCTGGCTAACGCCCGGAGCGTCGGCTCCAACAACGAGATGGTGTCCCACGAGTCGGTGGACTACAGGACCACCCTGCTGGAGG ATCAGGGCGCCGACAGGCCTGAAACATGCCGGGCGGCTCCCCCCATCTACGGCGGCAACGGGGAGCTGCTTTCGCCCCGACTGGGGGCACTTGGAGCCAGGATGGGTCTGGGGATGGAAGGCGAGCTGGTGTCGCCCCTGCTGATGGCGCCGGTCCACATCGACCCGTCATGCCTCCACCCGGACCTGCTGACGGAGGTGCAGCACGTGGTGATCGCCCgggagcagctgctgctccacctcaACCAGGTCATCGGCAGAG GTCACTTCGGCTGTGTTTTCCACGGAACGCTGCTGGAGCCGGACGGACAGAACCAGCACTGCGCCGTCAAGTCCCTGAACC GCATCACGGACCTGGAGGAGGTGTCCCAGTTCCTGAAGGAGGGCATCATCATGAAAGACTTCAGTCACCCCAACGTTCTGTCCCTGCTGGGCATCTGCCTGCCCCCGGAGGGCTCGCCACTGGTGGTTCTGCCCTACATGAAGCACGGTGACCTGCGCAACTTCATCCGTGATGAAGGACAC AACCCAACGGTCAAAGACCTGATGGGCTTCGGGCTGCAGGTGGCCAGGGGCATGGAGTACCTGGCCAGCAAGAAGTTCGTCCATCGAGACCTGGCTGCCAGGAACTGCAT GCTGGATGAGAGCTACACGGTGAAGGTGGCGGACTTCGGGCTGGCCAGAGACGTTTACGATAAGGAGTACTACAGCGTCCACAATAAGAGCGGCGTCAAGCTGCCCGTCAAGTGGATGGCGCTAGAGAGTCTGCAGACCCACAAGTTCACCAGCAAGTCCGACGtg TGGTCGTTTGGCGTGTTGCTATGGGAACTGATGACCCGCGGAGCCCCGCCCTATTCTGACGTCAACTCCTTTGACATCACCGTGTTCCTCCTGCAGGGGCGGAGACTGCTGCAGCCCGAGTTCTGCCCCGACGCcct ctacaCGGTGATGATCGAGTCCTGGCACCCCAAGCCGGAGCGCCGGCCGACCTTCTCGGAGCTGGTGTCCCGCATCTCGTCCATCTTCTCCAGCTTCAGCGGCGAGCACTACATCCTGCTCAACACCACCTACGTCAACATCGAGAAGATGAGCCCCTACCCCTCCCTCctcagctccgcctccaccgcCACGTTCTCGTCCGACCCCTCCACCTCTGCCTCCCTGCCCCCGCAGCCCCCCCTGTTCTGCCGCGTGGGGCGGGACTGCTGCACCTGA
- the met gene encoding hepatocyte growth factor receptor isoform X1: MVKPCVTREPPPSVNGFTGAVWMDLLLRVVLLALCGGVRSQCDQSEDTPKLNLSVSYDLPTFTADFPVQNMVTLDGIIYVGAVNRIYALAPDLTRLSEYRTGPVLANQTCGETAGGWSVAVDNHNLALVVENIYDKGLYSCGSADNGVCRRHVLDDDSTPKTVDEHVYCFADKVGRGKGRPGDSDVVVGPSGSQVLNVESNVIKFFVGNSEIPGRGNATAGGAAPPHTISLRKMKTSQNGFTFFSSHSYMDLIPSLRGGYHLRYVYSFHSEPFTYFLTVQRVSWDSQGFHTRIVRMCSSDLEIRRYVEMPLECISTDKRRRRSADDVKVFNLLQAAHVTKVGHDEELQRQLKVEKDDDVLFTAFAQGKPNSPEPTPNSAVCIMSLKHINNMFKMYMQKCNTVDPYHFTGSDRKSCYNVTSSDDCDPHEGIHEGREGQYRLQVTQFVQRLEYWHRHLAHTLVTSITVVPVHNRAVAYLGTADGRHLQVLLSRAASPHVSIQLDSGPISSSVALQEEGALLVATGNKITKIPLIGPGCGQLTSCTSCLLSSRVTECGWCEGRCTRAGQCPPSSLWTQDYCAPAITKVFPASGPIRGSTTVTICGRNFGFDKTENFKASLVTVEVGGAPCKLPRLDYINRWTEMQCSPVTSGNFTPSGHTVKVTSSQRVAQVEGFTFVDPVIHEIFPAFGPKAGGTMLTIRGEFLDAGNKREVTIGKAACKIQSSSSTMLTCKTPPHAIPSRQPIKLTVDATERHAPAPFTYNQDPIINSIQPSRSFVSGGCTMAAHGFFLQSGLQPQMVLTTSQDAEVFHVSCVYGENRTSIQCTTPSLAKLALQPPVVTKVAFVLDGFSTEQWDLIYVEDPLFQDPKLTSKDNKSIVELKGDRMDREAMKCQVLTVSNHSCESLTLVGNTLECTVPTELQATPPKELQVEWRQADSIRHLGKVTLAQEQDYTGFIVGCVCVSLLLLLLGSLLLWRRNKHIDDLSEVWYDGRGHIQHLDRLANARSVGSNNEMVSHESVDYRTTLLEDQGADRPETCRAAPPIYGGNGELLSPRLGALGARMGLGMEGELVSPLLMAPVHIDPSCLHPDLLTEVQHVVIAREQLLLHLNQVIGRGHFGCVFHGTLLEPDGQNQHCAVKSLNRITDLEEVSQFLKEGIIMKDFSHPNVLSLLGICLPPEGSPLVVLPYMKHGDLRNFIRDEGHNPTVKDLMGFGLQVARGMEYLASKKFVHRDLAARNCMLDESYTVKVADFGLARDVYDKEYYSVHNKSGVKLPVKWMALESLQTHKFTSKSDVWSFGVLLWELMTRGAPPYSDVNSFDITVFLLQGRRLLQPEFCPDALYTVMIESWHPKPERRPTFSELVSRISSIFSSFSGEHYILLNTTYVNIEKMSPYPSLLSSASTATFSSDPSTSASLPPQPPLFCRVGRDCCT; encoded by the exons ATGGTGAAGCCCTGCGTCACCAGAGAGCCCCCCCCCAGTGTGAATGGTTTCACTGGTGCGGTGTG GATGGATCTGTTGCTGCGTGTCGTCCTGCTGGCGTTGTGCGGCGGCGTGCGGTCCCAGtgcgaccaatcagaggacaccCCCAAACTCAACCTGTCGGTGTCCTACGACCTGCCCACCTTCACCGCCGACTTCCCCGTCCAGAACATGGTGACGCTGGACGGGATCATCTACGTGGGGGCCGTCAACCGAATCTACGCCCTGGCCCCCGACCTCACCAGGCTGTCGGAGTACCGCACGGGGCCGGTGCTCGCCAACCAGACCTGCGGGGAGACGGCGGGGGGCTGGAGCGTCGCCGTGGACAACCACAACCTGGCCCTGGTGGTGGAGAACATCTACGACAAGGGTCTGTACAGCTGCGGCTCGGCGGACAACGGCGTCTGCCGGCGCCACGTCCTGGACGACGACAGCACCCCCAAGACGGTGGACGAACACGTCTACTGCTTCGCCGACAAGGTGGGGCGGGGCAAAGGTCGCCCCGGAGATTCGGACGTGGTGGTCGGCCCCTCCGGGTCCCAGGTGCTCAACGTGGAGAGCAACGTCATCAAGTTCTTCGTCGGCAACTCGGAGATCCCCGGGCGTGGGAACGCAACCGCCGGCGGCGCCGCGCCCCCCCACACCATCTccctgaggaagatgaagacgagCCAGAACGGCTTCACCTTCTTCTCCAGCCACTCCTACATGGACCTGATCCCGTCGCTGCGGGGGGGCTACCACCTGCGGTACGTCTACTCCTTCCACAGCGAGCCCTTCACCTACTTCCTGACGGTGCAGCGGGTCAGCTGGGACTCCCAGGGGTTCCACACCCGCATCGTCCGCATGTGCTCGTCCGACCTGGAGATCCGCCGCTACGTGGAGATGCCCCTGGAGTGCATCAGCACCGAcaagcggcggcggcgctccgCCGACGACGTGAAGGTGTTCAACCTCCTGCAGGCGGCCCACGTCACCAAGGTGGGACACGACGAGGAGCTGCAGCGCCAGCTGAAGGTGGAGAAGGACGACGACGTGCTGTTCACCGCCTTCGCCCAGGGGAAGCCCAACTCGCCCGAGCCCACGCCCAACTCCGCCGTCTGCATCATGTCGCTGAAGCACATCAACAACATGTTCAAGATGTACATGCAGAAGTGCAACACGGTGGACCCCTACCACTTCACCGGCTCCGACAGGAAGTCCTGCTACAACGTG ACCTCCTCGGACGACTGCGACCCCCACGAGGGCATCCACGAGGGGCGGGAGGGGCAGTACCGCCTGCAGGTGACCCAGTTCGTGCAGCGGCTGGAGTACTGGCACCGCCACCTGGCCCACACCCTGGTGACCTCCATCACCGTGGTGCCGGTCCACAACCGGGCCGTGGCCTACCTGGGCACGGCCGACGGGCGTCACCTACAG GTGCTTCTCTCTCGGGCCGCCTCTCCTCACGTCAGCATCCAGCTGGActctggaccaatcagcagcagcgtggcgctgcaggaggagggggcgCTGCTGGTGGCCACAGGAAACAAG ATCACTAAGATTCCTCTGATTGGCCCggggtgtggtcagctgacctcctgcacttcctgtttgctgtcgTCACGGGTGACGGAGTGTGGCTGGTGTGAGGGTCGCTGCACCAGAGCCGGCCAGTGCCCCCCCTCGTCGCTGTGGACCCAGGACTACTGCGCCCCCGCCATCACCAAG GTGTTCCCGGCGTCCGGACCGATCCGGGGCTCCACCACCGTCACCATCTGTGGACGCAACTTCGGCTTCGACAAGACGGAGAACTTCAAGGCGTCGCTGGTGACGgtggaggtgggcggggctccgTGCAAACTGCCCCGACTGGACTACAtcaacag gtggaCTGAGATGCAGTGTTCCCCCGTGACCAGCGGGAACTTCACCCCCTCGGGTCACACGGTGAAGGTCACCAGCAGCCAGCGCGTGGCGCAGGTGGAGGGCTTCACCTTCGTG GATCCGGTGATTCATGAGATCTTCCCGGCGTTCGGGCCGAAGGCGGGGGGCACCATGCTGACCATCAGAGGGGAGTTCCTGGACGCCGGGAACAAGCGGGAGGTGACCATCGGGAAAGCAGCCTGCAAGATCCAGAG CTCCTCGTCCACCATGCTGACCTGTAAGACGCCACCGCACGCCATCCCCTCCCGCCAGCCCATCAAGCTGACGGTGGACGCCACGGAGCGCCACGCCCCGGCGCCGTTCACCTACAACCAGGACCCCATCATCAACAGCATCCAGCCGTCACGCTCCTTCGTCAG CGGCGGCTGCACGATGGCGGCGCACGGGTTCTTCCTCCAGTCCGGCCTCCAGCCCCAGATGGTCCTCACCACCAGTCAGGACGCCGAGGTGTTCCATGTG aGCTGTGTGTACGGGGAGAACCGGACCTCCATCCAGTGCACCACGCCCTCGCTGGCCAAGCTGGCCCTGCAGCCCCCGGTGGTGACCAAGGTGGCCTTCGTGCTGGACGGGTTCTCCACCGAGCAGTGGGACCTGATCTACGTGGAGGACCCCCTGTTCCAGGACCCCAAACTCACCTCCAAGGACAACAAGAGCATCGTGGAGCTGAAG ggcGACCGGATGGACCGGGAAGCCATGAAGTGTCAGGTCCTGACCGTGTCCAATCACAGCTGTGAGAGCCTGACCCTGGTGGGGAACACCCTGGAGTGCACCGTCCCCACCGAGCTACAGGCCACCCCCCCCAAGgagctgcaggtggag tgGCGCCAGGCGGACTCCATCAGACACCTGGGGAAGGTGACGCTGGCCCAGGAGCAGGACTACACGGGCTTCATcgtgggctgtgtgtgtgtcagcctcctgctgctgctgctggggtcCCTGCTGCTGTGGAGGAGGAACAAACACAtcgatg ACCTGTCTGAGGTGTGGTACGACGGCCGGGGACACATCCAGCACCTGGACCGGCTGGCTAACGCCCGGAGCGTCGGCTCCAACAACGAGATGGTGTCCCACGAGTCGGTGGACTACAGGACCACCCTGCTGGAGG ATCAGGGCGCCGACAGGCCTGAAACATGCCGGGCGGCTCCCCCCATCTACGGCGGCAACGGGGAGCTGCTTTCGCCCCGACTGGGGGCACTTGGAGCCAGGATGGGTCTGGGGATGGAAGGCGAGCTGGTGTCGCCCCTGCTGATGGCGCCGGTCCACATCGACCCGTCATGCCTCCACCCGGACCTGCTGACGGAGGTGCAGCACGTGGTGATCGCCCgggagcagctgctgctccacctcaACCAGGTCATCGGCAGAG GTCACTTCGGCTGTGTTTTCCACGGAACGCTGCTGGAGCCGGACGGACAGAACCAGCACTGCGCCGTCAAGTCCCTGAACC GCATCACGGACCTGGAGGAGGTGTCCCAGTTCCTGAAGGAGGGCATCATCATGAAAGACTTCAGTCACCCCAACGTTCTGTCCCTGCTGGGCATCTGCCTGCCCCCGGAGGGCTCGCCACTGGTGGTTCTGCCCTACATGAAGCACGGTGACCTGCGCAACTTCATCCGTGATGAAGGACAC AACCCAACGGTCAAAGACCTGATGGGCTTCGGGCTGCAGGTGGCCAGGGGCATGGAGTACCTGGCCAGCAAGAAGTTCGTCCATCGAGACCTGGCTGCCAGGAACTGCAT GCTGGATGAGAGCTACACGGTGAAGGTGGCGGACTTCGGGCTGGCCAGAGACGTTTACGATAAGGAGTACTACAGCGTCCACAATAAGAGCGGCGTCAAGCTGCCCGTCAAGTGGATGGCGCTAGAGAGTCTGCAGACCCACAAGTTCACCAGCAAGTCCGACGtg TGGTCGTTTGGCGTGTTGCTATGGGAACTGATGACCCGCGGAGCCCCGCCCTATTCTGACGTCAACTCCTTTGACATCACCGTGTTCCTCCTGCAGGGGCGGAGACTGCTGCAGCCCGAGTTCTGCCCCGACGCcct ctacaCGGTGATGATCGAGTCCTGGCACCCCAAGCCGGAGCGCCGGCCGACCTTCTCGGAGCTGGTGTCCCGCATCTCGTCCATCTTCTCCAGCTTCAGCGGCGAGCACTACATCCTGCTCAACACCACCTACGTCAACATCGAGAAGATGAGCCCCTACCCCTCCCTCctcagctccgcctccaccgcCACGTTCTCGTCCGACCCCTCCACCTCTGCCTCCCTGCCCCCGCAGCCCCCCCTGTTCTGCCGCGTGGGGCGGGACTGCTGCACCTGA